Part of the Paenibacillus guangzhouensis genome is shown below.
ACAGCTCGATGTTGCCACTCTTCGGCTTCAAGAGACCTACAATCATTCGCATTAACGTTGACTTCCCTGCACCATTAGAGCCGATGAGCCCGACGAAATCCCGCTGCTGTACAGCAAAATTCAAATCACGAATGACCGATTGATCTTGATAGTCAAATGAGACATGCTCGAGCCGAATCACATCTTGATGGCACCGTGCATTCGTAGATGATTCAATCGTCATTATCGCATTCCCCTTTACTTGTTCTCACTCTATTGTAAAGCCTGAACTAAATTTTGCAAATTGCGTTCCATTAATGTAACATAACTTTCACCAGATTTATCTTGTTCCGGTGTAAGACCTTCAATGGGGTTCAACACAAGAGTTCCTACTTTCGCTTCACTCGCCAGCATCTTCGCAATTTGATCCGATACCAATTCCTCGAAGAAAATGTATTTCACATCGTGTTCCTTTACATACTTCGTCAATTCAAGAATATCTTGGCTGCGTGGCTCGGCTTCAGGCGACAATCCCATGACGGATTTCTGGGTTAGCCCGTAGTCCCGTGCTAAATATCCGAACGCCTGATGCGATACGACAATCTCTTTCTTCGTGGTCTTCGCGAGTTCGGTCTCGAACTTCGCATCTAAATCTTTCAACTTCTGCTCGAGTTTCGTATAATTCGCCTCATAATCTGCTTGGTTCGCAGCATCGATCGCTATAAAACTATCTTTAATATTCTTCGCCATGATCAGCGCTGACTTCGGACTTACCCACGTATGTGGATCAAGATACATATCTTCGCCATGAGCAGCTTCGTTGTCATGATTGTGTTCATCTTCATGCCCGGCTTCCTCACCATGATGATGACCATCATCACCTTCGGCATGAATCAGATCAATCCCATGACTCACTTCAACCGTCTTCAGCTTCGCATTTTTATCTAATCCTTGCAGGAAATTCGGAATCCAGCCCTCAAGACCTGCCCCATTGTATAGCAGCAGTTGCGCTTTGGAGGTAACCGTAATATCCTGGCTCTTCGGCGTCCAGTCATGCGGCTCCACGCCCGTCGGGATCAAATTCATAACATGAGCATGATCGCCTCCGATCTGTCTTGCAAAATCATAGATTGGGAAAATGGTCGTTACCACGTTCACTTTGCCCTCTTCCAACTGCATCGCATTATTCTGTCCACAAGCAGCTAGCATGATCGCTAGGATCATGAAGATCGCTCCTATTTTATATTTACGCATCGATTTCATCGTCAATCCCCTCCCAAGGTTTTGTTCTTAATCGTAAACATTACTGTTAGGATTATAAGGAGTTTCATGAAACCTGTCAACATCAAATTATCCCCACAAACCGAACTATAGAAAATCTATTCAAATTCCCCCATGTCTCTATATGGTATAATCTCACCACTCTGAATCCCCTTCATACCTTCTAATGCAAGCAAAAAGACCGATAAGACGCCATTTTCATGGC
Proteins encoded:
- a CDS encoding metal ABC transporter substrate-binding protein, which codes for MKSMRKYKIGAIFMILAIMLAACGQNNAMQLEEGKVNVVTTIFPIYDFARQIGGDHAHVMNLIPTGVEPHDWTPKSQDITVTSKAQLLLYNGAGLEGWIPNFLQGLDKNAKLKTVEVSHGIDLIHAEGDDGHHHGEEAGHEDEHNHDNEAAHGEDMYLDPHTWVSPKSALIMAKNIKDSFIAIDAANQADYEANYTKLEQKLKDLDAKFETELAKTTKKEIVVSHQAFGYLARDYGLTQKSVMGLSPEAEPRSQDILELTKYVKEHDVKYIFFEELVSDQIAKMLASEAKVGTLVLNPIEGLTPEQDKSGESYVTLMERNLQNLVQALQ